The proteins below are encoded in one region of Nitrososphaerales archaeon:
- the cas10 gene encoding type III-B CRISPR-associated protein Cas10/Cmr2 encodes MTSFTKDRNFRICTICGQLLGLEKKTLNSKLVDDLDYTDRPCPCCLVKHTVVKENVFRVVSRHLLGTGREITPPRFPSLAAVSSLPFRRKYAEIAMKVPSFAPQVSIENIRGKTIYAAEDDLMKKFENLPMIHAFLLAEPEEVIYKENRKFLAENAGFSPNTYYAFLKADGDDMGKVVRGELAGIEAFKTNGFNVSKYFAQLTPNQELEKVINGLELDDSIPASITFHATISRALMTFSLKAVEVVERNDGFVLYAGGDDIICVLPAENALKAAIEIRREYRGDSGFDGFYTLSDRPAILSLGELGQTLSLVYSHYKYPLSYAISKLNREEENAKNKEWDSVPKNNIAITYLARGSHDITTYLPLERKELVLGYVCKEMDNLLREIENATYSVSLIKDFLDWRERIDAADRDTANKLVEYVLSRNISSESNKPDYKQLAHRISKLIKISGESKDGKSMIEEFFTALKCSHSAMREIQ; translated from the coding sequence TTGACAAGCTTTACCAAGGACAGAAATTTCAGGATCTGCACTATTTGTGGACAGCTGCTTGGCCTAGAGAAAAAGACGCTGAATTCAAAACTTGTTGATGATCTGGATTATACAGATAGGCCCTGCCCATGCTGTTTGGTAAAGCATACAGTGGTCAAAGAAAATGTATTTCGAGTAGTATCGAGACATCTACTTGGTACCGGAAGAGAAATTACTCCACCACGATTTCCGTCGCTGGCGGCTGTTTCCTCTCTTCCATTTAGACGAAAATATGCAGAAATAGCTATGAAGGTTCCTTCGTTTGCTCCACAAGTTTCAATTGAAAATATTCGAGGTAAAACGATATACGCAGCTGAGGATGATCTAATGAAGAAATTTGAGAACCTACCTATGATTCATGCCTTTCTCCTTGCCGAACCGGAAGAGGTCATCTACAAAGAGAATAGGAAATTCTTGGCAGAAAATGCGGGTTTTTCTCCAAATACGTACTACGCTTTTCTGAAAGCAGATGGCGATGATATGGGAAAAGTAGTTCGCGGCGAACTAGCAGGGATCGAAGCCTTTAAAACTAATGGATTTAATGTTTCTAAATACTTTGCACAGCTTACCCCTAATCAAGAGTTAGAAAAAGTGATAAACGGTTTAGAACTAGACGATTCGATTCCAGCTTCGATTACATTTCATGCCACAATAAGCCGGGCCCTGATGACGTTTTCTTTAAAAGCTGTGGAAGTGGTAGAACGCAATGATGGATTCGTACTTTATGCTGGAGGTGATGACATCATATGTGTTTTGCCTGCCGAGAATGCTCTGAAAGCTGCGATTGAGATTAGAAGAGAATACAGAGGCGACAGTGGATTCGATGGGTTCTATACATTGAGTGACAGACCAGCAATTCTTTCACTAGGAGAACTGGGTCAAACACTCTCTTTGGTATACTCACATTACAAATATCCATTGTCCTACGCTATAAGCAAACTAAACCGTGAAGAAGAAAATGCGAAAAATAAGGAATGGGATTCGGTACCGAAGAATAATATTGCAATCACCTATCTGGCAAGAGGATCGCATGATATCACCACATATCTGCCCCTTGAACGTAAAGAGCTAGTTCTAGGTTATGTGTGCAAAGAGATGGATAACCTGCTACGGGAAATAGAGAATGCCACGTATTCTGTATCACTCATCAAAGATTTTCTCGATTGGAGAGAAAGAATCGATGCTGCTGACCGAGATACAGCAAATAAGCTTGTTGAATATGTATTATCACGCAATATTTCATCGGAAAGTAACAAGCCCGATTACAAGCAGTTAGCACATAGGATCTCAAAGCTCATCAA